The Streptomyces sp. V4I8 genome includes the window TCACCCAGCCCCAGGCCGTCAGTGCCAGCGGCAGCAGCGCGAAGGCGGCCCAGCCGGGGCCGGCGAGCAGGCCGAGCAGCAGGCCCAGCCCGACTGCCAGCAGTCCCAGCCACACCACGAGCAGCAGTCGGCGCATGCGGAGCAGACCGGGCGGCAGCCCGGTCCACCCCGGCTCGGCCGCCGCCTGATCGTCCCCCGCCGTCCTCGTGTTCTGTGGGCTCCCCGTCTCCATGAGGCCAGCGTACGTAGGAGAGACTGTGTCCATGACTCCTACGACGGAGACCATGGTCGGTATCGGCGGCGCCGCGGAGAGCACCGACATGGTGCTCAACATCGGGCCCCAGCACCCGTCCACGCACGGCGTGCTGCGCCTCAAGCTCGTCCTGGACGGCGAGCGCATCCAGCACGCGGAGCCGGTGATCGGCTATATGCACCGCGGCGCCGAGAAGCTCTTCGAGGCCCGTGACTACCGCCAGATCATCATGCTCGCCAACCGCCACGACTGGCTGTCGGCCTTCTCCAACGAGCTGGGTGTCGTCCTCGCCGTCGAGCGCATGCTCGGCATGGAGGTGCCCGAGCGGGCGGTGTGGACCCGGACGCTGCTCGCGGAGCTCAACCGGGTGCTCAACCACCTGATGTTCCTGGGGTCGTACCCGCTGGAGCTGGGCGGGATCACGCCGATCTTCTACGCCTTCACCGAGCGCGAGGAACTCCAGCACGTCATGGAGGAGGTCTCCGGCGGGCGTATGCACTACATGTTCAACCGGGTCGGCGGCCTGAAGGAGGACCTGCCGGCCGGGTGGGCCACGCGCGCGCGTGCCGCCGTCGCCGACGTGCGCTCCCGCATGGACCGGTTCGACGACCTGGTCCTCGGCAACGAGATCTTCCGCGGGCGCACCCGGGGCGTGGGCGCCCTCACGCCGGAGACCGTGCACGCGTACGGCGTGAGCGGGCCGATCGCGCGCGCCTCCGGCGTCGACTTCGACCTGCGCCGGGACGAGCCCTATCTCGCGTACGGCGAGCTCCGGGACGTCCTGAAGGTGGTGACCCGCGAGGAGGGCGACTGCCTCGCCCGGTTCGAGTGCCTGCTGGAGCAGACCCACAACGCCCTCGACCTCGCCGACGCCTGCCTGGACCGGCTCGCCGAGCTGCCGCCCGGGCCGATCAACCAGCGGCTCCCCAAGGTGCTGAAGGCGCCCGAGGGTCACACGTACGCGTGGACCGAGAACCCGCTCGGCATCAACGGTTACTACCTCGTCAGCAAGGGCGAGAAGACGCCGTACCGCCTGAAGCTGCGCTCGGCCTCGTACAACAACATCCAGGTGCTGGTCGAGCTGCTGCCGGGGACGCTGGTCGCGGACATGGTGGCGATCCTGGGGTCGATGTTCTTCGTGGTGGGGGACATCGACAAGTAGGGCGGGCCGGGCGATGGCGGGGGAACCTGGGCCCTACTCCGCCAGTACGTCGTCCGCCAGTACGTCCGGAATTCCAACCGGCTGCACCAGCCACCCGAAGTCTCCCAGCCCGCCCGTCGCGGTGAGCTCGGCGGCCTCGCCCGCGGTCGCGAGGGCTCGTACGTACTCGGCAGGGCGGGTCGAGGCCAGTTCGAGCGGGGGGCGTGCGCCCGTGATGCCCAGGGCGCCCAGGGCGGCGCGCTGGGACAGCAGGCGCGCCCCGGGCAGCGCGCACGCGTCCAGCGCCACATGCGCCGTGATGTCGCACGAGCCGTCCGGGACGGGAGCCGTCTCGCGGCCCTCGCGGAAGCCGGCGAGGGTGCCGAAGGGCGGCCGCGTCGGCGCCGTGTGCGCGTAGTCCACAGCGACCGCCAGGCCCAGATCGAGGGCCGCCACAGCGGTGGCCCAGGCCTCGGCCCGCGGCAGCCCGATCTCGGCCCGAGTGCCTTCCGTGGCACTGGACAGCGGCCACCACCGCGCGAGCCACTCCGCCTCCGCACCGCCGACCGGCTCCCCGAGGCGCTCGGTCCCGTCCCGCCGTACGAGCACCACGCGCGGTACGCCCGCGGCGTCCACCTCCGCGACCTCCACGGGGACGTTGTCCAGCCACTCATTGGCGAACAGCAGGCCCGTGATCCGGCGCGGTGGCTCGGGCAGCCACTCGATCCGGTGATCGAGGGTGTGCGGGCGGTCGGCGATCTCGACGGCGTACGCACGCGTGCGTGCCGCCACGTCGGCGGGCAGGGCGGCCAGTACGCCGGTGACCAGC containing:
- a CDS encoding NADH-quinone oxidoreductase subunit D, which translates into the protein MTPTTETMVGIGGAAESTDMVLNIGPQHPSTHGVLRLKLVLDGERIQHAEPVIGYMHRGAEKLFEARDYRQIIMLANRHDWLSAFSNELGVVLAVERMLGMEVPERAVWTRTLLAELNRVLNHLMFLGSYPLELGGITPIFYAFTEREELQHVMEEVSGGRMHYMFNRVGGLKEDLPAGWATRARAAVADVRSRMDRFDDLVLGNEIFRGRTRGVGALTPETVHAYGVSGPIARASGVDFDLRRDEPYLAYGELRDVLKVVTREEGDCLARFECLLEQTHNALDLADACLDRLAELPPGPINQRLPKVLKAPEGHTYAWTENPLGINGYYLVSKGEKTPYRLKLRSASYNNIQVLVELLPGTLVADMVAILGSMFFVVGDIDK
- a CDS encoding SAM-dependent methyltransferase — its product is MTAEATGEWRGWRAAAEGALYGPDGFYRRAEGPGGHFRTSVHASPLFAGAVARLLCRVDEALGRPASLDFVDMAAGRGELVTGVLAALPADVAARTRAYAVEIADRPHTLDHRIEWLPEPPRRITGLLFANEWLDNVPVEVAEVDAAGVPRVVLVRRDGTERLGEPVGGAEAEWLARWWPLSSATEGTRAEIGLPRAEAWATAVAALDLGLAVAVDYAHTAPTRPPFGTLAGFREGRETAPVPDGSCDITAHVALDACALPGARLLSQRAALGALGITGARPPLELASTRPAEYVRALATAGEAAELTATGGLGDFGWLVQPVGIPDVLADDVLAE